The sequence AGCTGAGCGGCCGTCGCTATCTCGACCACGCGGCCGAGATACATCACGGCCACGCGCGTTGAGATGTGTTCGACCACGGCGAGTCCGTGCGAGATGAAAAGGTAGGTGAGCCCGAATTCTCTTTGCAGATCCTGTAGCAGGTTAACGACCTGGGCTTGCACGGAAACATCCAGCGCCGACACCGGCTCGTCAGCAATGATTAGTTTCGGATTCAACGCCAGCGCGCGCGCCACCCCGATGCGTTGTAACTGTCCGCCGGAGAATTCGTGGCTGTAGCGACTCGCGTAATCAGGATCGAGACCGACCTTGCCGAGGAGCCAGGCGACGCGTTCACGCCGCTCTGCTTTGTTTCCGATTTTGTGGATCACCAAAGGTTCGCCGACGATGTTGCCGACTTTCATGCGGGGATTCAGTGACGCGGCGGGATCCTGAAAGATGATCTGCATTTCGCGCCGCAACGCGCGCAGGTCACGTTTGTTCATCGCGGTGACGTCACGGTTTTCGAACTTCACGTCGCCGCTGGTCGGTTCGATCAAACGCAGAATGCACCGGCCGGCCGTTGATTTGCCGCAGCCTGATTCGCCGACCAGTCCCAGCGTCTCGCCTCGGAAAATGTCGAACGTAACGCTATCAACGGCGCGGATTGGCCCGTCGTCAGTCGGAAAGTGCTTGACGAGAGACTGGACGTTAA is a genomic window of Pyrinomonadaceae bacterium containing:
- a CDS encoding oligopeptide/dipeptide ABC transporter ATP-binding protein; the protein is MSTENQTGQPLVNVQSLVKHFPTDDGPIRAVDSVTFDIFRGETLGLVGESGCGKSTAGRCILRLIEPTSGDVKFENRDVTAMNKRDLRALRREMQIIFQDPAASLNPRMKVGNIVGEPLVIHKIGNKAERRERVAWLLGKVGLDPDYASRYSHEFSGGQLQRIGVARALALNPKLIIADEPVSALDVSVQAQVVNLLQDLQREFGLTYLFISHGLAVVEHISTRVAVMYLGRVVEIATAAQLYANPLHPYTSALLSAIPVPDPKEKRDRIILKGDVPTARNPPSGCRFRTRCPIAIDECSRIDPELREISPGHSAACIRVDGYAEAKPIETLVTKTV